The genomic region CAGACACCACACATTTCTCCTGGTGTCCTGATGGTGAGCACGTTGTCACGGCGACGTGTTCTCCGAGGCTGCGGGTCAGTAACGGGTATAAGATCTGGCACTACACCGGCTCTGTACTGCACAAGTGGGACATGGCGGCGGGCTCGGAGCTGTGGGAGGTCCGCTGGCAGTCCTTCCCTGATGGGAGCTTCCCTGAGCGGGCCGTCAAGTACCAGGCAGCGGTCAGCGAGCTGGGAACCACACAGGCTCCGCCCACACAGGCGTACCGCCCACCTGCGCTGAGACACCTGCCGGCCACAGCGAGTTCCAAACTGGTGAGGGTCAGACCTAATGAGAGAAAACTACAACTTCCAGGATGCATCTCAGTTAGCAACATCACGGAGCTTGAGTCTGTACTCGGTTACTCTCCACCACTCAGGATTTAGAAACTGGCACTATTTTTTTCAACCGAAGTAAAAATGAACACTTCACAGACAACACAGCTAGCTTAGCGTTAGCCCGCAGCTAGCTCAGTGTTAGCCTGCAGCATCACTTCtagactcctcctcctgtgtggcgaagacgatcagctgactggtAGCAGAGGAAACGCCGACAGAcatgttggtttattttttGAAGAGTGCTCACTCTGGACCGATTAGAGGAACTGAATtttgtaacaaactgaatttctatcgtttgttgtttattaatggtgaatatatataatttatttatttatttttttcagcatgaggaGGAGCCTCCTCAGAACATGCGTCCTGGTGCTGCAGGAGAGAAAAGTCTCTCTAAGTCGGCTCTGAAGAACCAGAAGAAACGAGAGGCCAAGAAAGCTGCGAAACAGGTGAACCAATCAGACGGCTCCAAATGTTTGTCTGCGtgtcctgattggatgaacAGCAGCTGTCAGGAACATGTTAGAttgaattatgaaaaaaaaacattcacatacAACACATGTATTAATATGAttacttttattctgaaggatGCCAAATCTGAACCTGAAACTCCGTCTGACACCGCCCCCATCagcaacagccaatcagagccaagcAGCGGTGACCCAGAGACCGACAAGAAGATAAAGAACTTAAAGAAGGTGAAGAACAACTTGTTCATGTAGAGTTCAGTGATGTAACCATCAGGTGTGTAGGTGTTCTGCACTGTGATTGGTCGGCGTGTcagtgacgtgtgtgtgtgtgtgcgtgtgtgtgtgtgtgtgtgcgtctctcaGAAACTGAAAGCCAtcgaggagctgaaggagcagcAGGCATCAGGAAAAGTCCTGCAGAAGAACCAGGTGACCTGATCCACCATTCATTACATTTAATATAATCAGTAATCAATATAAGTgatcagatttgtttttctaatgaggtgtgtgtgtgtgtgtgtgtgtgtctctgtctgtttcagcTGGAGAAGGTGCAGAAGGAGGAGCAGctgctgaaggagctggaggagctgcagattGGACAGtaggaggtgctgcagcagctaCAGGCCCCGCCCCCAGTCCCACAATgcaccacacatacacacaccacacagaggacagacgtgtgtgtgtgtgtgtgtgtgtgtgtgtgtttgttgtctacATTTTGagtttgttcagtttgtcttcacCTGTCAGGCGAGGAGGAGGCGGGATTTATGTGAGGGGCGGGGCCATTGTTTGACGATTGGATAACTGGTTCTGATTTCATTCACGTGCCAGATGACATCATGAGTtcattcctgtgtgtgtgtgtgagagacatgAAGCCCTGTTGCTATGCAACATGTGTACAGATGCTGAGGCCTGTGACAGTGatcctttcagaataaaagcctccTGTGGTTGTATCAGGTGATGAAACTAATAAACATGTTGATCTAT from Sparus aurata chromosome 2, fSpaAur1.1, whole genome shotgun sequence harbors:
- the eif2a gene encoding eukaryotic translation initiation factor 2A — encoded protein: TAKNGPIYDVVWSPNSTEFCVVYGFMPAKATVFNLKCDAVFDFGTGPRNAAYYSPQGHILVLAGFGNLRGQMEIWDVKKYKQVSKPQAADTTHFSWCPDGEHVVTATCSPRLRVSNGYKIWHYTGSVLHKWDMAAGSELWEVRWQSFPDGSFPERAVKYQAAVSELGTTQAPPTQAYRPPALRHLPATASSKLHEEEPPQNMRPGAAGEKSLSKSALKNQKKREAKKAAKQDAKSEPETPSDTAPISNSQSEPSSGDPETDKKIKNLKKKLKAIEELKEQQASGKVLQKNQLEKVQKEEQLLKELEELQIGQ